The segment TTCAATGACCGTACCAAAGATGGACAGAATATGGGTGAATATTCGAATCTACTGCATAATTCGATAGAATCAATTATTACTGTAAAAGAGGATGCTGATCTAAATAGCATATTCAGAGCAGGCGGGACATCCATCAGTACGAATGAGATCAAAGGACTAAATGATTTTGAACTTATTTGCTTTTTGGTGGTGCAGTGATGTTCCCTGAAAGTACCATAATCGGAAGGAAGATACCTAAAATAAGCTTTTATGAGAATGTTGTCCTCAGCTCTTCTATTAAGAAAAAGTTTGTTGAGCAGATAGATAAAGTTGTCTTTACGAATAAGTTTT is part of the ANME-2 cluster archaeon genome and harbors:
- a CDS encoding DUF4391 domain-containing protein, whose translation is MFPESTIIGRKIPKISFYENVVLSSSIKKKFVEQIDKVVFTNKF